One window from the genome of Moraxella nasibovis encodes:
- the rarD gene encoding EamA family transporter RarD has product MQPTQQKGILLGLIAYAMWSLFPFYFKHLAHYNAIEVIGHRLIWTCVILLMFLLIKKHWQAITLIKQNPKIIGWTFVSGLLIATNWLTYVWAVANDKIIDASLGYFISPLMGVALSFFVLKERLRPLQIIAIVLASVAVGGQVVMLGFLPIVSLSLALSFAFYGLMQKRTPLDSVSALFLETAMLVPFCVVWFMMNEVPSSELSFWVSDDIWLLMLAGPITLIPLLLYNQATKLVNFNTLSFMQYITPTSVFVIAVFYYHEPIDVKRLMVFGLIWLALVVFSVDLLKRQRSVVIN; this is encoded by the coding sequence ATGCAACCCACCCAACAAAAAGGCATACTCTTGGGTCTTATCGCCTATGCGATGTGGAGTCTGTTTCCTTTTTATTTTAAACACCTTGCTCATTACAACGCCATTGAAGTCATCGGTCATCGGCTGATTTGGACTTGCGTGATTTTGCTGATGTTTTTGCTAATCAAAAAACATTGGCAAGCCATCACGCTCATTAAACAAAATCCCAAAATCATCGGCTGGACTTTTGTTTCAGGGCTTTTGATTGCGACTAATTGGCTCACCTATGTATGGGCGGTGGCAAATGATAAAATCATTGATGCAAGTTTGGGCTATTTCATCAGCCCTTTGATGGGTGTGGCGCTGTCGTTTTTTGTGTTAAAAGAGCGACTTAGACCCTTGCAAATCATCGCCATCGTGCTTGCAAGCGTGGCGGTGGGCGGACAGGTCGTCATGTTGGGATTTTTGCCGATTGTATCGCTGTCTTTGGCATTGTCATTTGCTTTTTATGGCTTGATGCAAAAACGCACGCCACTGGACAGTGTGTCGGCGTTGTTCTTGGAAACCGCCATGCTCGTGCCGTTTTGTGTGGTGTGGTTTATGATGAATGAAGTGCCAAGCAGTGAGCTGTCATTTTGGGTGTCCGATGACATTTGGCTGTTGATGCTTGCAGGTCCGATCACTTTAATTCCGCTGTTATTGTATAATCAAGCCACCAAGCTTGTGAATTTTAATACCCTAAGTTTTATGCAATATATTACGCCGACTTCGGTGTTTGTCATTGCGGTGTTTTATTATCATGAGCCGATTGATGTGAAGCGGCTGATGGTATTTGGGCTGATTTGGCTGGCGCTGGTGGTGTTTAGCGTTGATTTATTAAAACGACAACGATCGGTTGTCATCAATTAA
- a CDS encoding LpxL/LpxP family acyltransferase — MPDLTDTHKQTSMADKAPWQWQFLKPQYWGIWLALAIFLPLIYLPLRVQFMIGKKIGQLAYRFIPRRVNDTLTNLTLAFPDKSDDEKIAIAKQTFVNQGIGIFETLNAWFRPNVFKRTFSISGLQHLITAQKENKAVILLGGHFTTLDLGGRLCTQFFPADCMYRKQNNPLLEWFIYNGRRHIFDEQINSRDMKKLITRIKAGKVIWYSPDQDFGLEHGVMATFFGVPSATITAQRRFARMGDKSNPPVFIAFDMIRQTPDNIPKGKRPHYHLTLSPVLDNYPSDDELADAQRINDVFENIIKKDLSQWMWFHRRFKTQADGTRFYQ; from the coding sequence ATGCCCGATTTGACCGACACGCACAAGCAAACGAGCATGGCGGATAAAGCTCCTTGGCAGTGGCAATTTTTAAAGCCGCAATATTGGGGCATTTGGTTGGCGTTGGCGATATTTTTACCGCTGATTTATTTGCCGCTGCGTGTGCAGTTTATGATTGGCAAAAAAATTGGGCAGCTGGCTTATCGTTTCATTCCAAGACGAGTGAACGATACGCTCACCAATTTAACCCTTGCCTTTCCTGATAAATCCGATGATGAAAAAATCGCTATCGCCAAACAAACTTTTGTCAATCAAGGCATTGGTATTTTTGAAACATTGAACGCATGGTTTCGCCCAAATGTGTTTAAACGCACTTTTAGTATTTCAGGCTTACAGCATTTAATCACCGCCCAAAAAGAAAATAAAGCCGTGATATTATTGGGCGGACATTTTACCACGCTGGATTTGGGCGGGCGTTTGTGTACGCAGTTTTTCCCTGCTGATTGTATGTACCGCAAACAAAACAATCCACTTTTGGAATGGTTCATTTATAACGGTCGCCGCCATATTTTTGATGAGCAGATTAATAGCCGTGATATGAAAAAACTCATTACTCGCATTAAGGCTGGTAAGGTAATTTGGTACAGTCCTGACCAAGATTTTGGCTTGGAACATGGCGTGATGGCGACATTTTTTGGCGTGCCGTCTGCGACCATCACCGCCCAACGCCGTTTTGCACGCATGGGCGACAAAAGCAATCCACCTGTGTTCATCGCCTTTGACATGATTCGCCAAACGCCTGATAATATTCCCAAAGGCAAACGCCCGCATTATCACCTAACGCTCTCGCCTGTGCTTGATAATTATCCGAGCGATGACGAGCTGGCGGACGCACAGCGTATCAATGATGTCTTTGAAAACATCATCAAAAAAGACCTAAGTCAATGGATGTGGTTTCATCGCAGGTTTAAAACGCAAGCCGATGGGACAAGATTTTATCAATAA
- a CDS encoding lytic murein transglycosylase, whose product MSIFQSKSTLALSLLSVSVLTACTSSNTPTQNPPIKVVNANAPQAQQASHPIVKVQPAWTQQTPQAQPKPVVQAAGHYASFNDWKQDFTSRAIALGHEASLVHLLMSGASFSQRVVDLDRSQAEFTKMPWEYVNSAVSSSRISQGRAKLAEYPTTFNNAQSDFGVPKEIMAAIWGLESSFGAAMGNMNLVDALSTLAYDGRRREFAENQLLSILQMIRRGDASVSSFKGSWAGGMGHTQFIPSTWMKEGVDGNRDGQISPWSIGDSLNSTASYLKNSGWLAGLAPYYEVRLPNNFNYNLLNTKQSLDAWRQLGVSSAAGEHFGGAALAELWLPAGINGPALLLTPNFEVIRVYNNSTSYALAVSLLAKRLSGGSTLVASWPSHEQPLSRSQIQILQRKLSEQGFDTGGVDGVAGANTRRAFAMWQAANGRIPDGFISQNSASSLIW is encoded by the coding sequence ACACCCACGCAAAATCCACCCATTAAAGTGGTCAATGCCAACGCTCCACAAGCCCAGCAAGCGTCACACCCCATCGTCAAAGTGCAGCCTGCTTGGACTCAGCAGACCCCACAAGCGCAGCCAAAGCCTGTGGTGCAGGCGGCTGGACACTATGCCAGCTTTAACGACTGGAAACAAGACTTCACCAGCCGTGCCATCGCTTTGGGGCATGAGGCAAGCTTGGTGCATCTGCTCATGAGTGGTGCAAGTTTTAGCCAAAGAGTCGTTGATCTGGATCGCTCACAGGCAGAATTTACAAAAATGCCTTGGGAGTATGTCAATTCGGCAGTGTCATCCAGTCGCATCAGTCAAGGTCGAGCCAAGCTTGCTGAATACCCAACCACCTTTAACAACGCTCAGTCTGATTTTGGCGTGCCAAAAGAGATCATGGCAGCCATTTGGGGCTTGGAGTCGTCTTTTGGTGCAGCGATGGGCAATATGAATCTGGTGGATGCGCTCTCGACGCTTGCCTATGACGGTCGCCGCCGTGAATTTGCCGAAAATCAGCTGCTTTCTATACTACAAATGATCCGTCGTGGTGATGCCAGTGTTTCTAGTTTCAAAGGCTCGTGGGCGGGCGGCATGGGGCATACGCAGTTCATTCCCAGCACTTGGATGAAAGAAGGGGTCGATGGCAATAGGGATGGTCAGATCAGCCCTTGGAGCATTGGTGATTCGCTCAATTCCACAGCAAGCTATTTGAAAAACTCAGGCTGGCTGGCAGGTCTTGCGCCTTATTATGAGGTGCGCCTGCCTAATAATTTTAATTACAACCTTTTGAACACCAAGCAGTCTTTGGATGCTTGGCGACAGTTGGGCGTAAGCTCAGCGGCAGGCGAACACTTTGGCGGTGCGGCGTTGGCGGAGCTTTGGCTACCTGCAGGCATCAATGGTCCTGCACTATTGCTGACGCCAAACTTTGAAGTCATCCGAGTTTATAATAATTCGACAAGCTATGCGCTGGCGGTGTCCTTACTTGCCAAGCGTCTGTCTGGCGGCAGCACTCTTGTGGCAAGCTGGCCAAGTCATGAGCAGCCACTGTCTCGCAGCCAAATCCAGATTTTACAAAGAAAGCTGAGCGAACAAGGCTTTGACACAGGTGGTGTGGATGGCGTGGCAGGGGCAAACACTCGCCGTGCTTTTGCCATGTGGCAGGCGGCAAACGGGCGCATTCCTGATGGCTTTATCAGCCAAAACAGCGCAAGCAGCCTGATTTGGTGA
- a CDS encoding transaldolase, which translates to MTTQNSLQQLAQYTTIVADTGDLHAISRLKPTDATTNPSLILAAFASGEHDELMASVKGMDIDDAIDHLTVALGQKISQIIAGRVSTEVDARLSFDTDATVQKALKFIKLYENLGVDKSKVLIKIAATWEGIQAAKILEQQGIACNLTLLFTTAQARACADANVTLISPFVGRITDFQKAQTGLESIAIHDDMGVNSVKEIYQFYKKHGYRTEVMGASFRNIHQLIALAGCDLLTISPALLDELASVNLSVTQNLTTTDDILPKPKPLTEAQFRSIQDNEPLNALLIKGIEGFVKAHQDLKDRLAAS; encoded by the coding sequence ATGACCACCCAAAACAGCTTACAACAACTTGCCCAATACACCACCATCGTCGCTGACACAGGCGATCTACACGCCATCAGCCGATTAAAGCCCACCGATGCCACCACCAACCCAAGCCTGATTTTGGCGGCATTCGCCAGTGGCGAGCATGACGAATTGATGGCAAGTGTCAAAGGCATGGACATTGACGATGCCATTGACCATCTGACGGTCGCTTTGGGACAAAAAATCAGCCAAATCATCGCTGGGCGAGTTTCTACCGAAGTGGATGCAAGACTGTCTTTTGATACCGATGCCACCGTGCAAAAAGCCCTAAAATTCATTAAACTTTATGAAAATCTAGGCGTGGATAAATCCAAAGTGCTGATCAAAATCGCCGCCACTTGGGAAGGCATTCAAGCCGCCAAAATCCTTGAGCAGCAAGGCATTGCCTGCAATTTGACCTTACTATTTACCACCGCCCAAGCTCGTGCGTGTGCCGATGCCAATGTAACGCTCATCTCGCCATTTGTTGGTCGTATCACTGATTTTCAAAAAGCACAAACAGGGCTGGAATCCATCGCCATTCACGATGACATGGGCGTCAATTCGGTCAAAGAAATCTACCAATTTTACAAAAAACACGGCTATCGCACCGAAGTGATGGGGGCAAGTTTTCGCAACATTCATCAGCTTATCGCACTGGCAGGCTGTGATTTATTGACCATTTCGCCTGCATTATTGGACGAGCTGGCAAGCGTCAATTTAAGCGTGACGCAAAACTTAACCACCACAGACGACATCTTGCCAAAGCCCAAGCCTTTGACCGAAGCACAATTTCGCAGTATTCAAGACAACGAACCATTAAACGCCCTACTCATCAAAGGCATTGAAGGCTTTGTCAAAGCACACCAAGATCTAAAAGACAGACTTGCCGCCAGCTGA
- a CDS encoding SlyX family protein encodes MTDTHAQLIDLQIKIAYLDNTVDDLNAVITSQTLQIKDLQDQLKLIYRYLQNQHGNDDGIAPFDLLADKPPHY; translated from the coding sequence ATGACCGACACGCACGCCCAACTGATTGATTTGCAAATCAAAATCGCCTATCTTGACAACACCGTAGACGACCTAAATGCCGTCATCACCAGCCAAACCTTGCAAATCAAAGATTTACAAGACCAATTAAAGCTGATTTATCGTTATTTGCAAAATCAACACGGCAATGACGATGGCATCGCACCATTTGACTTACTGGCAGATAAGCCACCTCATTACTAA
- a CDS encoding ATP-binding cassette domain-containing protein, producing MALIHLKNLSLAFGASPILDCVNFSLDSGERVCLIGRNGEGKSTLFKLIDGTQNPDDGEIIMTDGLRVAMLAQDVPNEDGTLLDVVMGGDEKVAKLLKDYHALSDLCGAGDMKACEDMSHLQHEIDALHGWDLERNARTLLDNMGLNPADRLADLSGGRKRRVLLARALVVKPDVLLLDEPTNHLDVESIDWLENYLLSQNLTVLFITHDRKFVDNLATRIVELDRGKLSSYDVSQGVGGYARYQELKELELESEAKSFAEFDKKLAQEEVWIRQGIKARRTRNEGRVRALKALREERAARRDVVGNVQLTQNVSEKSGKIVCEVKDLTLEYDGKVLVKNFSTLLMRGDKVGIIGQNGVGKTTLIRTILGLDDSAKTSGTVKLGTNLSVSFFDQLKDQLDGEKSVAENVGQGSDHVEVGGRKTHILGYLQDFLFTPNRARTPVKALSGGEKARVLLAKNLLKPANVLVLDEPTNDLDMATLELLEEYVAGFDGTILLISHDRTFMDNVVTQTWVFGTDKDGNGVISEYVGGYQDYLVQKQRAEKDAPKPKTEPKNKAQPSKVESSFAQSSAQPQSEKPVNTKRKLSYKEQRELDSLPNEISELEQEQSKLNGKLSDGSLFVSDLALATQYSERLGEIDELLLEKLTRWDELESLGK from the coding sequence ATGGCACTCATTCATCTTAAAAATCTTAGCCTTGCTTTTGGCGCCTCCCCCATTTTAGACTGCGTTAATTTTAGCCTAGATTCGGGCGAGCGAGTCTGCTTGATTGGGCGAAATGGCGAAGGCAAATCCACGCTGTTTAAGCTCATCGATGGCACACAAAATCCTGACGATGGCGAGATTATCATGACGGACGGCTTGCGTGTCGCCATGCTCGCCCAAGATGTGCCAAACGAGGACGGCACGCTCCTTGATGTGGTGATGGGTGGCGATGAAAAAGTCGCTAAGCTATTAAAAGATTATCACGCCTTGTCAGATCTATGTGGCGCAGGCGACATGAAAGCCTGCGAGGATATGTCTCATTTGCAACATGAGATTGACGCCCTGCACGGCTGGGATTTGGAGCGAAACGCTCGCACTTTGCTTGACAATATGGGGCTAAATCCTGCCGACCGCCTTGCCGATTTGTCAGGCGGTCGCAAACGCCGTGTCCTGCTCGCTCGGGCGTTGGTTGTCAAACCTGATGTGCTACTTCTTGATGAGCCGACCAACCACCTTGATGTGGAGAGTATTGATTGGTTAGAAAATTATCTATTAAGCCAAAACTTAACCGTACTATTCATCACCCACGACCGCAAATTTGTGGATAATCTTGCCACTCGCATTGTGGAGCTTGACCGTGGCAAACTCTCAAGCTACGATGTCAGTCAAGGCGTGGGCGGATACGCTCGCTATCAAGAATTAAAAGAATTGGAGCTTGAAAGCGAGGCTAAATCCTTTGCCGAATTTGACAAAAAACTCGCCCAAGAAGAGGTGTGGATTCGTCAAGGCATCAAAGCCAGACGCACTCGCAACGAAGGACGAGTACGAGCCTTAAAAGCCTTGCGAGAAGAGCGAGCCGCTCGCCGTGATGTCGTAGGTAATGTACAGCTTACCCAAAATGTGTCCGAAAAATCAGGCAAAATTGTCTGTGAAGTCAAAGATTTAACCTTAGAATATGACGGCAAAGTTTTGGTAAAAAACTTCTCCACCTTACTCATGCGTGGCGACAAAGTGGGGATTATCGGACAAAATGGCGTGGGCAAAACCACCCTGATCCGCACCATTTTAGGGCTTGATGATAGCGCCAAAACAAGCGGTACGGTCAAGCTGGGGACGAATTTGTCCGTGTCCTTTTTTGACCAATTAAAAGACCAATTAGACGGCGAAAAATCAGTTGCTGAAAATGTCGGACAAGGAAGCGACCATGTAGAAGTGGGCGGTCGTAAAACGCACATTTTAGGCTATTTGCAGGACTTTTTATTTACGCCAAATCGTGCCAGAACGCCTGTCAAAGCCTTGTCAGGGGGCGAAAAAGCCCGTGTGCTACTCGCCAAAAACTTGCTCAAACCTGCCAATGTCTTGGTGCTGGATGAGCCGACCAACGACCTTGATATGGCGACTTTGGAACTTTTGGAAGAATATGTTGCAGGTTTTGATGGCACAATTTTACTCATCAGCCACGACCGCACCTTTATGGACAATGTCGTTACCCAAACTTGGGTGTTTGGCACGGACAAAGACGGCAATGGTGTGATAAGCGAATATGTCGGCGGTTATCAAGATTATTTGGTGCAAAAACAGCGAGCCGAAAAAGACGCACCAAAACCCAAAACCGAACCTAAAAACAAAGCTCAGCCCAGTAAGGTCGAATCATCATTCGCCCAATCATCAGCCCAACCTCAAAGCGAAAAACCAGTCAATACCAAACGCAAACTCTCCTACAAAGAACAGCGAGAGTTGGACAGTTTGCCAAATGAAATCAGCGAGCTTGAACAAGAACAAAGCAAGCTGAATGGGAAACTCTCGGACGGTTCATTGTTTGTTTCTGATTTGGCACTGGCGACCCAATATAGCGAACGATTGGGCGAGATTGATGAGTTGTTATTAGAAAAACTCACACGCTGGGACGAATTGGAGAGTTTGGGCAAATGA
- the folB gene encoding dihydroneopterin aldolase, translating into MSDFVFIQGLKVQTVIGVYDWERAIEQLLVIDAKMGCDISQAAKTDDVAHAVNYKTVCEDIERICHQMKAKLLESLAESICQHILDNYACTSVALTIHKPNAIKQADGVGVSVERSR; encoded by the coding sequence ATGAGTGATTTTGTTTTTATTCAAGGGCTAAAAGTTCAAACCGTCATTGGCGTGTATGATTGGGAGCGTGCGATTGAGCAGCTGCTTGTCATTGATGCCAAGATGGGTTGCGACATCAGTCAGGCTGCCAAGACGGACGATGTCGCTCATGCGGTGAATTATAAGACGGTGTGTGAAGATATTGAGCGTATTTGTCATCAGATGAAAGCCAAATTGCTAGAATCTTTGGCGGAGAGTATTTGCCAGCACATTTTGGACAATTATGCTTGTACTTCTGTGGCACTAACCATTCACAAACCCAATGCCATCAAGCAGGCAGACGGTGTGGGCGTGAGTGTTGAGCGTAGCCGATGA
- the pheA gene encoding prephenate dehydratase, with product MTDHTTTHLDTNKITNLRGRIDSIDEQIQTLINERASIAQEVAIAKKNHENHPIFYRPEREAQVLKAVMERNSGPLSGEKMARLFREIMSVCLELEAPQKVAYLGPVGTFTHAAALKHFGKAATTVPLATITDVFREVEAGSAMYGVVPVENSSEGVVNHTLDAFLGSNLHIVGEVELPIHHNFLVDEHTKVDVISKIYAHQQTLAQCRQWLDSHYPTVERVAVSSNGEAARRIKNEWHSAAIAGGVAAAEYGLHKLHENIEDNPSNTTRFLIIGHEAVAPSGHDKTSIVVSSPDRAGALIEILEPLKRHGVSMTSIETRPERPNKWAYVFFIDMNGHIDDENVKNAIDDIIKIAKDVRVLGSYPQAVI from the coding sequence ATGACAGACCACACCACAACACATTTAGACACCAACAAAATCACCAACCTGCGTGGCAGGATTGACAGCATTGACGAGCAAATCCAAACACTCATCAATGAGCGAGCCAGCATCGCCCAAGAAGTCGCCATCGCCAAGAAAAACCATGAAAATCACCCCATCTTTTATCGTCCAGAGCGAGAGGCTCAGGTTTTAAAAGCGGTCATGGAACGCAATTCTGGACCTTTGAGCGGTGAGAAAATGGCTCGCTTGTTCCGTGAGATCATGTCGGTGTGCCTAGAACTTGAAGCACCGCAAAAAGTCGCCTATCTTGGACCTGTGGGGACTTTTACCCATGCGGCGGCACTCAAACACTTCGGCAAGGCGGCGACCACCGTGCCACTTGCCACCATCACTGATGTGTTTCGTGAAGTGGAGGCAGGTTCTGCGATGTATGGCGTTGTCCCTGTGGAAAACTCGTCTGAGGGCGTGGTCAATCATACGCTGGACGCATTTTTGGGGTCAAATTTGCACATTGTGGGCGAGGTGGAGTTGCCGATTCATCACAATTTCTTGGTAGATGAGCATACCAAAGTAGATGTCATCTCCAAGATTTACGCCCATCAGCAGACGCTCGCCCAATGCCGTCAATGGCTGGACAGTCATTATCCAACCGTGGAGCGAGTGGCGGTGTCGTCAAATGGCGAGGCGGCTCGTAGAATTAAAAACGAATGGCATTCGGCGGCGATTGCAGGGGGCGTGGCGGCAGCAGAATACGGCTTGCACAAACTGCATGAAAACATCGAGGACAACCCAAGCAACACCACTCGCTTTCTCATCATCGGTCATGAAGCGGTCGCCCCAAGCGGACATGATAAGACTTCCATCGTGGTGTCAAGCCCAGACCGTGCAGGTGCGCTGATTGAAATTTTAGAACCGCTAAAACGCCACGGTGTGTCCATGACGAGTATCGAGACTCGCCCAGAGCGTCCGAACAAATGGGCGTATGTGTTCTTTATTGACATGAATGGGCATATTGATGATGAGAATGTTAAAAATGCCATTGATGACATCATCAAAATCGCCAAAGATGTGCGAGTATTAGGCTCATATCCGCAGGCGGTGATTTAA
- a CDS encoding prephenate dehydrogenase/arogenate dehydrogenase family protein, producing the protein MFNNILIIGLGLIGGSILQGILDNRLADNLYAVDFDKSVIDNAIKDKLITNGDDELLTLAKTGVLKDCECIIIAVPAFAVKTVLSQIKTAIDDKLLPSDIIISDTASTKGNVLQDAFAIFGELPPNLVLAHPIAGAEKSGFMARNGALFKSHKLIICPHDFNDKQAVDKIATLWQSLGASVDFMPCDKHDEVLALTSHLPHLLSYALTYQLAKDEESLNIFRYAGGGFRDFSRISASSPIMWHDIFLANKQAVLKGLDSYQAILNQLKSAIENDNSDDLLTTFEIAKNAREHFGRLLIEKEKLKNGV; encoded by the coding sequence ATGTTTAACAATATTCTTATCATCGGCTTAGGCTTAATTGGCGGTAGTATTTTACAGGGCATTCTTGACAATCGCCTTGCTGATAACCTATATGCGGTGGATTTTGATAAATCAGTGATTGATAATGCCATCAAGGATAAGTTAATCACAAATGGCGATGATGAGTTATTAACTCTGGCAAAGACAGGCGTATTAAAAGATTGTGAATGTATCATCATTGCCGTACCTGCTTTTGCGGTAAAAACTGTTTTATCGCAAATCAAAACCGCCATTGATGATAAGCTATTGCCAAGTGATATTATCATCAGCGATACCGCCAGTACCAAAGGCAATGTTTTACAAGATGCTTTTGCTATTTTTGGCGAATTACCGCCTAATTTGGTGCTGGCTCACCCCATTGCAGGGGCGGAAAAGTCGGGCTTTATGGCAAGAAATGGGGCGTTGTTTAAATCGCATAAGCTGATTATTTGTCCGCATGACTTTAATGACAAACAAGCCGTTGATAAAATCGCTACCCTTTGGCAATCGCTTGGGGCGAGTGTGGATTTTATGCCGTGCGATAAACACGATGAAGTTTTGGCATTAACGAGCCACCTGCCGCATTTATTGTCTTATGCGTTGACTTATCAGCTTGCCAAAGATGAAGAAAGTCTTAATATTTTTCGTTATGCGGGCGGGGGCTTTCGGGATTTTAGCCGTATTTCGGCAAGTAGTCCGATTATGTGGCACGACATATTTTTGGCAAACAAACAGGCGGTGTTAAAAGGATTGGATAGTTATCAAGCGATTTTAAATCAATTAAAATCCGCCATTGAAAATGATAATTCTGATGACTTATTAACAACTTTTGAAATTGCCAAAAACGCTCGGGAACATTTTGGGCGGTTGTTGATTGAAAAAGAGAAGTTAAAGAATGGCGTTTAG
- a CDS encoding LysE family translocator — MEFFANHFGIHHLMLFVSSAIIFVLTPGIDTVFVLNRTLQNGRMAGILSALGVATGVLVHTLFATLGLASILAKSATAFMLIKYLGAMYLIYLGIMAIKNALNAKNYQINAETNPKSTKNAYLIGLLTNVLNPKVALFFLAFFPQFIQKDALANATPYLFLGGLYAIISVTWLVLLAIIGAMFIQFLQSVKARRSMDGISGIAFIGLGAKLGFSHQ, encoded by the coding sequence GTGGAGTTTTTTGCAAATCATTTTGGCATTCATCATTTAATGTTATTTGTCAGCTCGGCAATTATTTTTGTTTTGACACCAGGCATTGATACGGTATTTGTGTTAAATCGCACTTTGCAAAATGGGAGAATGGCGGGTATCTTGTCGGCTCTTGGTGTGGCAACAGGTGTTTTGGTGCATACTTTATTTGCCACGCTTGGGCTTGCTAGCATTTTGGCAAAATCGGCAACCGCTTTTATGTTGATTAAATATTTGGGGGCAATGTATTTGATTTATCTAGGTATTATGGCAATTAAAAATGCCTTAAATGCCAAAAATTATCAAATCAATGCAGAAACCAATCCAAAATCTACCAAAAACGCCTATTTAATAGGGCTTTTAACCAATGTTTTAAATCCTAAAGTTGCCTTATTCTTTTTGGCATTTTTTCCGCAATTTATTCAAAAAGACGCACTGGCAAATGCAACGCCTTATTTATTTTTGGGCGGATTGTACGCCATCATCTCGGTAACTTGGCTTGTATTGCTTGCCATTATTGGGGCAATGTTCATTCAATTTTTGCAAAGCGTCAAAGCAAGGCGGTCAATGGACGGAATTTCTGGTATTGCTTTTATTGGGCTTGGGGCAAAATTGGGATTTTCACATCAGTAA
- a CDS encoding 2-amino-4-hydroxy-6-hydroxymethyldihydropteridine diphosphokinase produces the protein MSVADECAKPMNAVVKSNVCDLSSQSHLIVSAFVVAMGSNSHAKRAFAIAECELTSLGELQMSAQTVGLDFTGRTDLVYHNACAMVSLNEPMVFTDLYWQLKDIERQCGRVQGGQGVPMDLDILAVFDGKVWQISQKRLPFKAHERAGLSEVASFLL, from the coding sequence TTGAGCGTAGCCGATGAGTGTGCAAAGCCGATGAATGCGGTTGTTAAAAGCAATGTCTGTGATTTATCATCACAAAGCCATCTCATTGTCAGTGCATTTGTGGTGGCAATGGGTAGTAACAGTCATGCCAAACGAGCCTTTGCCATCGCAGAGTGTGAGCTTACGAGTTTGGGTGAGTTACAAATGTCTGCACAGACGGTAGGGCTTGATTTTACAGGGCGAACCGATTTGGTGTATCACAATGCCTGTGCGATGGTGTCTTTAAATGAGCCGATGGTTTTTACTGATTTATATTGGCAATTAAAAGACATTGAACGCCAGTGCGGACGAGTGCAGGGCGGTCAGGGCGTGCCGATGGATTTGGACATTTTGGCGGTATTTGATGGCAAGGTGTGGCAAATCAGCCAAAAGCGACTGCCTTTTAAAGCTCATGAGCGGGCAGGGCTAAGTGAAGTGGCGAGTTTTTTATTATAA